A section of the Streptomyces sp. CG1 genome encodes:
- the cbiE gene encoding precorrin-6y C5,15-methyltransferase (decarboxylating) subunit CbiE yields the protein MADRVTVIGWDGSPLTGAARAALGAATLVAGAAHHLALPEVPPAAERVRLGSVALAARRIAAHRGTAVVFADGDPGFFGVVRTLRAPEFGLEVEVVPAVSSVAAAFARAGMPWDDAQVVVAHRRTLRRAVNVCRAHTKVAVLTSPGAGPAELGLLLEGVHRTFVICEELGTEREQVTVVTSDKAADHTWRDPNVVIVIGGPAGRGVAADGGDWIAGRDQGAGPRGWVQPDEAYGSYGSYGDGPGDRLGEGETELLRAAQLARLGPRVGDLVWDIGCGSGAFATEAARAGAAVIAVDRDPQACARTDAVARRFGVQLQVVQGTAPHVLENLPEPDVVRVGGGGAPVVSAVADRRPQRIVTHAATRDAAELIGRDLTEHGYRVECALLQSVELDTRAWTETERSVAFLLSGVLPDRAP from the coding sequence ATGGCCGACCGGGTCACGGTGATCGGCTGGGACGGTTCGCCGCTGACAGGCGCGGCACGCGCAGCCCTCGGCGCCGCCACGCTCGTGGCCGGCGCGGCCCACCATCTGGCGCTGCCCGAGGTCCCGCCCGCCGCCGAACGCGTCCGCCTCGGCAGTGTCGCGCTCGCCGCCCGCCGGATCGCCGCCCACCGCGGCACCGCGGTCGTCTTCGCCGACGGCGACCCCGGCTTCTTCGGCGTCGTACGCACCCTGCGCGCACCGGAGTTCGGCCTCGAGGTCGAGGTCGTCCCCGCCGTCTCCTCGGTCGCCGCAGCCTTCGCCCGGGCCGGTATGCCCTGGGACGACGCCCAGGTCGTCGTCGCCCACCGGCGCACCCTGCGCCGGGCCGTGAACGTCTGCCGCGCCCACACCAAGGTCGCCGTCCTCACCTCACCGGGCGCCGGACCCGCCGAACTCGGGCTGCTGCTGGAGGGCGTCCACCGGACCTTCGTCATCTGCGAGGAACTGGGCACCGAACGCGAGCAGGTCACCGTCGTCACCTCCGACAAGGCCGCCGACCACACCTGGCGCGACCCCAACGTCGTCATCGTCATCGGCGGGCCCGCCGGACGAGGTGTCGCGGCGGACGGCGGCGACTGGATCGCCGGCCGCGACCAGGGCGCCGGACCGCGCGGCTGGGTACAGCCCGACGAGGCCTACGGGTCCTACGGCTCCTACGGCGACGGACCCGGTGACCGGCTCGGCGAGGGCGAGACGGAGCTGCTGCGCGCGGCGCAACTCGCCCGCCTCGGCCCGCGGGTCGGCGACCTCGTCTGGGACATCGGCTGCGGCTCCGGCGCGTTCGCCACCGAGGCGGCGCGCGCCGGCGCGGCCGTCATCGCCGTCGACCGGGACCCGCAGGCCTGCGCCCGGACCGATGCGGTCGCGCGCCGGTTCGGCGTCCAGCTCCAAGTCGTCCAAGGCACCGCCCCGCACGTCCTGGAGAACCTGCCCGAACCGGACGTCGTCCGGGTCGGCGGCGGGGGAGCGCCCGTCGTCTCCGCGGTCGCCGACCGGCGCCCGCAGCGCATCGTCACGCACGCCGCGACCCGCGACGCGGCCGAACTCATCGGGCGCGACCTGACCGAGCACGGATACCGGGTCGAGTGCGCGCTGCTGCAGTCCGTCGAACTCGACACCCGCGCCTGGACCGAGACCGAGCGGAGCGTCGCGTTCCTGCTCAGCGGGGTACTCCCCGACCGCGCCCCGTGA
- a CDS encoding methionine ABC transporter permease — MTWSEMQPLLSQACSETLSMVLWSTLIAVAVGLPLGILLVLTDRGGLLQNVVANKVIGQIVNIGRSMPFIILMVALMTFTRWVTGTTIGTTAAIVPLAIGGIPFFARLVETAVREVDNGLVEAVQSMGGNTWTIVRKVLVPEALPSLIASTTTTIIALIGYSAMAGTVGGGGLGDLAVRYGYQRFETELMWITVAILAVVISLIQFAGDFAARSLHSRGGRSGPGPKLRLLKAKEPAAADVSKAA, encoded by the coding sequence GTGACCTGGTCCGAGATGCAGCCGCTGCTGTCGCAGGCGTGTTCCGAGACGCTCTCGATGGTGCTGTGGTCCACCCTGATAGCCGTCGCCGTCGGCCTCCCGCTCGGCATCCTCCTCGTCCTCACGGACCGGGGCGGCCTGCTGCAGAACGTCGTCGCCAACAAGGTGATCGGCCAGATCGTGAACATCGGCCGCTCCATGCCGTTCATCATCCTGATGGTCGCGCTGATGACCTTCACCCGCTGGGTCACCGGGACCACGATCGGTACGACCGCCGCGATCGTGCCGCTCGCCATCGGCGGCATCCCGTTCTTCGCCCGCCTGGTCGAGACGGCCGTCCGCGAAGTGGACAACGGTCTCGTCGAGGCCGTGCAGTCCATGGGCGGCAACACCTGGACGATCGTCCGCAAGGTCCTCGTCCCCGAGGCGCTGCCCTCGCTGATCGCCAGCACCACCACCACGATCATCGCGCTCATCGGCTACTCCGCCATGGCCGGCACGGTCGGCGGCGGCGGCCTCGGCGACCTCGCCGTCCGCTACGGATACCAGCGCTTCGAGACCGAGCTGATGTGGATCACCGTCGCGATCCTCGCCGTCGTGATCTCCCTGATCCAGTTCGCCGGCGACTTCGCGGCCCGCTCCCTGCACAGCCGTGGCGGCCGCTCCGGCCCGGGGCCGAAGCTCCGCCTGCTGAAGGCGAAGGAGCCCGCCGCGGCCGACGTCAGCAAGGCCGCGTGA
- a CDS encoding RNA polymerase sigma factor produces MTHDLVAALHPLLIAEASAEAYAAGSEPGDLEQAVWLRLLERLETDGPPPDPQGWLRKAVRAEARRSRRTTRRERPYGAEPAADARTDPEQYVLADARYRALREAVRRLPGRCPRLIEALLSPKDLTYREIAGELGISQGSLGPERSRCLGCLRRLLTPEVAAREVRG; encoded by the coding sequence ATGACGCACGACTTGGTGGCCGCTCTGCACCCGCTGCTCATCGCCGAGGCCTCGGCCGAGGCATATGCCGCCGGGAGCGAGCCGGGCGACCTGGAGCAGGCGGTCTGGCTGCGCCTGCTGGAGCGCCTGGAGACCGACGGACCGCCGCCGGACCCACAGGGCTGGCTGCGCAAGGCCGTCCGCGCCGAGGCCCGCCGCAGCCGCCGTACCACCCGCAGGGAACGTCCCTACGGCGCCGAGCCGGCCGCCGACGCCCGCACCGACCCCGAGCAGTACGTCCTCGCGGACGCCCGGTACCGCGCGCTGCGCGAAGCGGTACGCCGTCTGCCCGGCCGCTGCCCCCGGCTCATCGAGGCCCTGCTCTCCCCGAAGGACCTGACATACCGGGAGATCGCGGGGGAGTTGGGTATCTCACAGGGCAGTCTTGGCCCGGAACGCTCCAGATGTCTGGGATGTCTACGGCGTTTGCTCACGCCGGAGGTTGCGGCGCGCGAAGTGCGGGGATAG
- a CDS encoding GNAT family N-acetyltransferase: MTSTFPNISISTERLVLRPLDEDDAPALAEMMNDEQVGAWTGVPQPYTEDQARHWITRDAPAERIAGRGLALAVDEFLTQRLVGIVQLAKTNWRVRCTEMSYIIAPWARGEGYASEAALATAHWLFGDQKFERVELRTAADNTASQQVAQKIGCISEGVLRNACIVRHRAEDGTWTDVRSDYIVWSLLPEDLEGADEQLADTGGFTSYSDWN; this comes from the coding sequence ATGACTAGCACCTTCCCCAACATCTCCATCAGCACGGAGCGGTTGGTGCTGCGTCCCCTCGACGAGGACGACGCGCCCGCCCTGGCCGAGATGATGAACGACGAACAGGTCGGCGCCTGGACCGGCGTCCCGCAGCCCTACACCGAGGACCAGGCCCGCCACTGGATCACCCGGGACGCCCCCGCCGAGCGCATCGCAGGCCGCGGCCTCGCCCTCGCCGTCGACGAGTTCCTCACCCAGCGCCTGGTCGGCATCGTCCAGCTCGCCAAGACCAACTGGCGGGTACGCTGCACCGAGATGTCGTACATCATCGCCCCCTGGGCCCGCGGCGAGGGCTACGCCTCCGAGGCCGCGCTCGCCACCGCCCACTGGCTCTTCGGCGATCAGAAGTTCGAGCGCGTCGAGCTGCGCACGGCCGCGGACAACACGGCCTCCCAGCAGGTCGCCCAGAAGATCGGCTGCATCAGCGAGGGCGTCCTGCGCAACGCCTGCATAGTCCGCCATCGAGCCGAGGACGGCACCTGGACCGACGTGCGCTCCGACTACATCGTGTGGAGCCTCCTGCCGGAGGACCTGGAGGGCGCCGACGAGCAGCTCGCCGACACCGGCGGCTTCACCTCGTATTCCGACTGGAACTGA
- the cobT gene encoding nicotinate-nucleotide--dimethylbenzimidazole phosphoribosyltransferase: protein MTDTGQVPGEGQPESAGMVEQPGVPAHGAYTYLSEAPAEDEDLLLPGAQGAWGNEVPPPAPEPVVEAVHEPGPHETAGRDSGSVDLGGVRLPNPAPASVPPSPILSAPQDPSAAPQPPRRPLHLGPPIPDASASPVRSLADRGPAGAPVRQPGAPAAGPEYLDAQPVRDMAPQSAAPWGAAPTAPATAEAGAPAPAAVAQVGATAPAGETVDPAAAPANSADLGDPPGVAQAAVPVPSTAQAQAQVVHGHDGVQPVHGHDGVYTAPAGTPPESVQPSAVAQGPEGVVASAAAGGPEGVPSPVSGYGPEGVQQPSGEAGQGVPAATAAVAGGVAGAGGAPVAQAQAGLPAEVAVASSEAEQAGAVAADAAGEQAAAVQGTDAAPAPETAPVNPAEPGAVQETEAQAEVQAAAQAPVPTVPAQATPAQAAGPAEAAAEASAPAQPGGAPEQAEGAPVADAGQASNAPEGAVAAQGAAVPGGAVAAQAAPVAESAAVPHTAAVAVTAVEGTVPAQRATEATDSGPAPQAPDVAQVVPEAVPAHGEAAHPAQPDPNTAAVTEPQSGAVAGQVDAAHHASAPEPVPAPGPTATAVPDPGTPATPQADAPAAVPAQDAVPAPAADGTATPEPHPYPAQGPQLAGPVAAAEAVPGVPQPQPAAEPHPQAQPDPAAPDAVHQVAIAAEGAPVTDPGAPAGPQTQPTDAAAAPAAAEAEPTPAADPVGAAPAGPVGSAPAHPETAGQPSPADQGEPTGPLPTQVPPAPDPEQPLGQFVPVEGQVPTTPHLAPTPPQPLVLPTEDTPQPVATVPAPREGEPVTAPMATGAEHAPDVVQQAEDLQTRAADQEEQEEEGTAVVAEAAQPNGPAAPGYADAEREAVLKVMRERRDIRNGFRSDPIPHEVLLRVLEAAHTAPSVGHSQPWDFVVIRSADTRRTMHELAMRQREAYAKSLPKGRAKQFKELKIEAILDTPVNIVVTADPTRGGRHTLGRYTQPQMAPYSSALAVENLWLAARAEGLGVGWVSFFDEREMVRALGLPEHLEVVAYLCVGYVDEFPDEPELMQAGWSKRRPLSWVVHEETYGRRALPGEEPHDLLAETVAQIRPLDAKALGEAWERQKRMTKPAGALGMLEIISAQLSGLSRQCPPPIPEPAAVAIFAGDHGVHAQGVTPWPQEVTAQMVANFLGGGAVCNAFANQVGAEVCVVDVGVAADMPATPGLLPRKIRGGTSDMTTGPAMSREEAKAAIEVGIETARDLVAAGNKALLTGEMGIANTTASAALISVFTGADPAEVTGRGTGINDETLARKTEVVRRALDFHQPDPADPIGVLAAIGGFEHAALVGLLLGGASLRTPVILDGVSAGAAALVARAIAPEVLAACIAGHRSAEPGHVAALNKLGLRPLVDLDLRLGEGTGALLALPLVQSTARAMHEVATFDSAGVTEK from the coding sequence ATGACCGACACCGGCCAGGTCCCGGGCGAGGGACAGCCGGAGAGTGCAGGCATGGTGGAGCAGCCGGGCGTCCCCGCGCACGGTGCGTACACCTACCTCTCCGAAGCACCCGCCGAGGACGAAGACCTGCTGCTGCCGGGTGCCCAGGGCGCGTGGGGCAACGAAGTGCCGCCACCCGCTCCGGAACCGGTGGTCGAGGCCGTCCACGAGCCGGGCCCGCACGAGACGGCCGGCCGCGACAGCGGCTCCGTCGACCTCGGCGGCGTCCGCCTGCCGAACCCGGCCCCGGCCTCCGTGCCGCCGTCGCCCATCCTCTCGGCCCCGCAGGACCCGTCGGCCGCCCCCCAGCCGCCGCGCCGTCCGCTGCACCTCGGCCCGCCGATCCCCGACGCCTCCGCGAGCCCGGTCCGCTCCCTCGCCGACCGCGGCCCGGCCGGAGCGCCGGTACGGCAGCCGGGTGCGCCCGCGGCCGGCCCCGAGTACCTCGACGCCCAGCCGGTGCGCGACATGGCCCCGCAGAGCGCGGCTCCCTGGGGTGCGGCGCCCACCGCCCCCGCGACGGCCGAGGCCGGGGCACCGGCACCCGCCGCGGTGGCCCAGGTCGGCGCAACGGCCCCGGCCGGCGAAACGGTTGACCCGGCCGCCGCCCCCGCGAACTCCGCCGACCTGGGCGACCCGCCCGGCGTCGCTCAGGCCGCCGTACCGGTTCCAAGTACGGCTCAGGCTCAGGCTCAAGTGGTGCACGGGCACGACGGAGTGCAGCCCGTACACGGTCACGACGGGGTGTACACGGCTCCGGCCGGTACCCCTCCCGAGAGCGTGCAGCCGTCCGCCGTGGCTCAGGGACCCGAGGGCGTGGTCGCGTCCGCTGCGGCGGGAGGCCCGGAGGGTGTCCCGTCGCCTGTTTCCGGTTACGGCCCCGAGGGCGTCCAGCAGCCGTCCGGCGAGGCCGGCCAGGGCGTGCCCGCTGCTACGGCCGCCGTGGCTGGAGGCGTTGCCGGTGCCGGTGGTGCGCCCGTGGCCCAGGCGCAGGCCGGGCTGCCTGCCGAGGTTGCCGTGGCGTCGTCCGAGGCCGAGCAGGCCGGCGCCGTGGCGGCGGACGCCGCCGGGGAGCAGGCCGCGGCGGTCCAGGGGACCGATGCCGCCCCCGCGCCGGAGACCGCACCGGTGAACCCGGCCGAACCGGGTGCCGTCCAGGAGACAGAGGCTCAGGCAGAGGTGCAGGCAGCGGCCCAGGCCCCGGTGCCGACGGTGCCGGCCCAGGCCACGCCGGCTCAGGCTGCCGGTCCGGCCGAGGCCGCCGCCGAGGCGTCCGCGCCGGCTCAGCCGGGCGGCGCCCCGGAGCAGGCGGAGGGTGCGCCGGTCGCCGACGCCGGGCAGGCTTCCAACGCGCCCGAGGGCGCCGTCGCCGCGCAGGGCGCCGCGGTCCCCGGAGGTGCCGTCGCCGCGCAGGCTGCGCCGGTCGCCGAAAGCGCCGCCGTCCCGCACACCGCGGCGGTTGCCGTGACGGCTGTCGAGGGAACCGTCCCCGCGCAGCGCGCCACGGAGGCCACGGACTCCGGTCCCGCACCGCAGGCGCCGGACGTGGCCCAGGTCGTGCCGGAGGCCGTTCCGGCCCACGGCGAGGCCGCCCACCCGGCGCAGCCCGATCCGAACACCGCCGCGGTCACGGAGCCGCAGTCCGGCGCGGTGGCGGGCCAGGTGGATGCCGCCCACCACGCATCCGCCCCCGAACCCGTACCGGCCCCCGGACCGACGGCGACGGCCGTGCCCGACCCCGGCACCCCGGCGACTCCGCAGGCCGACGCCCCGGCAGCCGTACCCGCTCAGGACGCCGTACCGGCACCGGCCGCCGACGGCACCGCCACCCCGGAGCCGCACCCCTACCCGGCTCAGGGCCCGCAGCTGGCCGGGCCCGTGGCGGCCGCCGAGGCCGTACCCGGCGTACCGCAGCCCCAGCCCGCGGCCGAGCCACACCCGCAGGCCCAGCCCGATCCGGCGGCCCCGGACGCCGTCCACCAGGTCGCCATCGCTGCCGAGGGGGCACCCGTGACCGACCCCGGCGCCCCCGCCGGCCCGCAGACGCAGCCCACGGACGCGGCTGCCGCACCTGCCGCGGCCGAGGCGGAGCCCACCCCGGCGGCCGACCCGGTCGGCGCTGCCCCCGCGGGCCCCGTCGGCAGCGCCCCCGCGCACCCCGAGACCGCCGGGCAGCCGTCCCCCGCCGACCAGGGGGAGCCGACCGGACCGCTGCCGACCCAGGTGCCGCCGGCGCCGGACCCGGAGCAGCCGCTCGGGCAGTTCGTGCCGGTCGAGGGCCAGGTGCCCACCACCCCGCACCTGGCGCCGACCCCGCCGCAGCCCCTGGTCCTGCCCACGGAGGACACACCGCAGCCGGTGGCCACGGTGCCCGCGCCGCGCGAGGGCGAGCCGGTCACCGCACCCATGGCAACGGGAGCGGAGCACGCCCCCGATGTCGTACAGCAAGCGGAGGACCTGCAGACCAGGGCCGCCGATCAGGAAGAGCAGGAAGAAGAGGGCACGGCCGTCGTGGCGGAAGCAGCACAGCCCAACGGCCCGGCCGCGCCCGGCTACGCCGACGCCGAGCGCGAGGCCGTCCTGAAGGTCATGCGCGAACGCCGTGACATCCGCAACGGCTTCCGCAGCGACCCCATCCCGCACGAGGTGCTGCTGCGTGTCCTGGAGGCCGCCCACACGGCGCCCTCCGTGGGCCACTCGCAGCCCTGGGACTTCGTCGTCATCCGCTCCGCCGACACCCGGCGGACGATGCACGAACTGGCGATGCGACAGCGCGAGGCGTACGCCAAGTCGCTGCCCAAGGGCCGGGCCAAGCAGTTCAAGGAACTGAAGATCGAGGCCATCCTCGACACCCCGGTCAACATCGTCGTCACCGCCGACCCCACCCGCGGCGGCCGCCACACCCTCGGCCGCTACACCCAGCCGCAGATGGCGCCCTACTCCTCGGCGCTCGCGGTGGAGAACCTCTGGCTCGCCGCCCGCGCCGAAGGCCTCGGCGTCGGCTGGGTCAGTTTCTTCGACGAGCGGGAGATGGTCCGCGCGCTCGGCCTGCCCGAGCATCTGGAGGTCGTCGCCTACCTGTGTGTCGGGTACGTCGACGAGTTCCCGGACGAGCCCGAGCTGATGCAGGCCGGCTGGTCCAAGCGACGCCCCCTGTCCTGGGTGGTGCACGAGGAGACGTACGGCCGCCGCGCCCTGCCCGGAGAGGAACCCCACGACCTGCTTGCCGAGACCGTCGCACAGATCCGCCCGCTCGATGCCAAGGCCCTCGGCGAGGCCTGGGAGCGGCAGAAACGCATGACCAAGCCGGCCGGCGCGCTCGGCATGCTGGAGATCATCTCCGCGCAGCTGTCCGGGCTGTCCCGGCAGTGCCCGCCGCCGATCCCGGAGCCCGCCGCCGTCGCCATCTTCGCCGGTGACCACGGTGTGCACGCCCAGGGCGTCACCCCCTGGCCGCAGGAGGTCACCGCCCAGATGGTGGCCAACTTCCTCGGCGGGGGAGCGGTCTGCAACGCCTTCGCCAACCAGGTCGGCGCCGAGGTGTGCGTGGTGGACGTCGGCGTCGCCGCCGACATGCCCGCCACGCCCGGTCTGCTGCCCCGCAAGATCCGCGGCGGTACGTCCGACATGACCACCGGGCCCGCGATGTCCCGCGAGGAGGCCAAGGCGGCCATCGAGGTGGGCATCGAGACCGCCCGCGACCTGGTGGCGGCAGGCAACAAGGCCCTGCTCACCGGTGAGATGGGCATCGCCAACACCACCGCGTCCGCCGCGCTGATCTCGGTCTTCACGGGGGCCGACCCGGCGGAGGTCACCGGCCGCGGCACGGGCATCAACGACGAGACGCTGGCCCGTAAGACCGAGGTCGTCCGGCGTGCCCTGGACTTCCACCAGCCGGACCCGGCCGACCCCATCGGCGTCCTCGCGGCGATCGGCGGCTTCGAGCACGCGGCCTTGGTCGGCCTGCTCCTCGGCGGCGCCTCGCTGCGTACGCCGGTGATCCTGGACGGCGTCAGCGCCGGCGCCGCGGCCCTGGTCGCCCGCGCCATCGCCCCCGAGGTCCTCGCGGCCTGCATCGCGGGCCACCGCAGCGCCGAACCGGGCCATGTGGCAGCCCTCAACAAGCTGGGCCTGCGCCCCTTGGTCGACTTGGACCTGCGGCTGGGCGAGGGCACGGGTGCCTTGCTGGCGCTGCCGTTGGTGCAGAGCACGGCGAGGGCGATGCATGAGGTGGCGACGTTCGATTCGGCTGGGGTCACCGAGAAGTAG
- a CDS encoding MetQ/NlpA family ABC transporter substrate-binding protein encodes MRNTAKLTTAVLAAGALTFGLSACGSGKSSSSSADYSGPLVVAASPTPHAEILNFVKKNLAKKAGLDLEVKEFTDYITPNTATEDGSVGANYFQNQPYLDDFNNKRGTHIVPVVTVHLEPLGLYSHKVKKADALKSGATIAVPNDAVNEARALKLLAAGGLITLKDGVGNEATAQDIIKNPKHLQFKEVEAAQTPRSLDDVDAAVVNGNYAISAGLKPAKDALVLESAKNNPYANFLAVKKGDEKDPRVKKLAKLLTSPEVKKFIEDKYQGSVIPSF; translated from the coding sequence GTGCGTAACACCGCCAAGCTCACCACCGCCGTCCTCGCCGCCGGAGCCCTCACCTTCGGGCTGTCCGCCTGCGGCTCCGGCAAGTCCTCCTCTTCCTCCGCCGACTACAGCGGCCCGCTGGTCGTCGCGGCGAGCCCGACCCCGCACGCCGAGATCCTCAACTTCGTCAAGAAGAACCTGGCGAAGAAGGCGGGCCTCGACCTGGAGGTCAAGGAGTTCACGGACTACATCACGCCGAACACGGCGACCGAGGACGGCTCGGTGGGCGCCAACTACTTCCAGAACCAGCCGTACCTGGACGACTTCAACAACAAGCGCGGCACCCACATCGTGCCCGTCGTCACGGTGCACCTGGAGCCGCTCGGCCTCTACTCCCACAAGGTCAAGAAGGCCGACGCCCTGAAGAGCGGTGCGACCATCGCCGTCCCGAACGACGCCGTCAACGAGGCCCGCGCGCTGAAGCTGCTCGCTGCGGGCGGGCTCATCACCCTCAAGGACGGCGTCGGCAACGAGGCCACCGCGCAGGACATCATCAAGAACCCCAAGCACCTCCAGTTCAAGGAGGTCGAGGCGGCGCAGACCCCGCGCTCCCTGGACGACGTGGACGCCGCCGTCGTGAACGGCAACTACGCGATCTCCGCCGGTCTCAAGCCCGCCAAGGACGCACTCGTCCTCGAGTCCGCCAAGAACAACCCGTACGCCAACTTCCTGGCCGTCAAGAAGGGCGACGAGAAGGACCCGCGGGTGAAGAAGCTCGCCAAGCTCCTCACCTCGCCCGAGGTCAAGAAGTTCATCGAGGACAAGTACCAGGGCTCGGTCATCCCGTCCTTCTGA
- a CDS encoding GNAT family N-acetyltransferase: MGMSVTISVATEQDAEQIFRLQYLCFQSEAALYGNYRIDPLVQTLDSVRQEVASDCVFVARLGEEVVGSVRGKVTEDGAAAIGKLCVHPRLQGHGIGARLLRAAEAALAEERGAKRFRLFTGHRSEGNLRLYRRSGYETVGRSKGADGVELIVLEKQAGTYAATA; this comes from the coding sequence ATGGGCATGAGCGTGACCATCTCGGTGGCGACCGAACAGGACGCGGAGCAGATCTTCAGGCTCCAGTACCTGTGCTTCCAGAGCGAGGCGGCGCTGTACGGCAACTACCGCATCGACCCGCTCGTCCAGACTCTGGACTCCGTCCGCCAGGAGGTCGCCTCCGACTGTGTCTTCGTCGCCCGGCTCGGCGAAGAGGTGGTCGGCTCCGTGCGCGGCAAGGTCACCGAGGACGGCGCGGCCGCCATCGGCAAGCTCTGCGTCCACCCCCGCCTGCAGGGCCACGGCATCGGCGCGAGGCTGCTGCGCGCAGCCGAGGCGGCGCTGGCGGAGGAGCGTGGCGCCAAGAGGTTCCGCCTCTTCACCGGCCACCGCAGCGAGGGCAACCTCCGCCTGTACCGCCGCTCGGGCTACGAGACCGTGGGCAGGTCCAAGGGCGCCGACGGAGTGGAGCTGATCGTCCTCGAAAAGCAGGCGGGGACGTACGCGGCTACGGCTTGA
- a CDS encoding methionine ABC transporter ATP-binding protein, translating to MITTSGLTKVYRSRGREVTALDGVDLHVREGEVYGVIGQSGAGKSSLIRCVNLLERPTSGTVTVAGQDLTALAGRGPRAGKELRRARSRIGMVFQHFNLLSSRTVQDNVELPLEILGKSGKERSRKALELLDLVGLADKAGAYPAQLSGGQKQRVGIARALAGDPRVLLSDEATSALDPETTRSILQLLRDLNRQLGLTVLLITHEMDVVKSVCDSAALMEKGRIVESGTVSELLATPGSELAAALFPVSGERTGDDRTVLDVTFHGEAATQPVVSQLARTYNIDISILGAAIDTVGGLQIGRMRIELPGAYEDNVVPIGFLREQGLQIDVVGQEALLVKEGAK from the coding sequence GTGATCACCACCTCGGGCCTCACCAAGGTCTACCGCTCCCGCGGCCGTGAGGTCACCGCCCTCGACGGCGTCGATCTACACGTCCGCGAAGGCGAGGTCTACGGCGTCATCGGCCAGTCCGGCGCCGGAAAGTCCTCCCTCATCCGCTGCGTCAACCTGCTGGAGCGCCCCACCTCCGGCACCGTGACCGTCGCCGGCCAGGACCTGACCGCCCTCGCCGGGCGCGGTCCGCGCGCCGGCAAGGAGCTGCGCCGGGCGCGCAGCCGCATCGGCATGGTCTTCCAGCACTTCAACCTGCTGTCCTCGCGCACCGTGCAGGACAACGTCGAGCTGCCGCTCGAGATCCTCGGCAAGTCCGGCAAGGAGCGCTCCCGCAAGGCGCTCGAACTCCTGGACCTGGTGGGCCTCGCGGACAAGGCGGGGGCCTACCCGGCCCAGCTCTCCGGCGGCCAGAAGCAGCGCGTCGGCATCGCCCGCGCCCTCGCCGGCGACCCCAGGGTGCTGCTCTCCGACGAGGCCACCAGCGCCCTCGACCCCGAGACCACCCGCTCCATCCTTCAGCTGCTGCGCGACCTGAACCGGCAGCTGGGCCTGACCGTCCTGCTCATCACGCACGAGATGGACGTCGTGAAGTCGGTCTGCGACTCCGCCGCCCTCATGGAGAAGGGCCGGATCGTGGAGTCCGGCACGGTCAGCGAACTGCTGGCCACCCCGGGCTCCGAGCTGGCCGCCGCGCTGTTCCCGGTCAGCGGTGAGCGCACCGGCGACGACCGGACCGTCCTCGACGTCACCTTCCACGGCGAGGCCGCCACCCAGCCCGTCGTCTCCCAGCTCGCGCGCACCTACAACATCGACATCTCGATCCTCGGCGCCGCCATCGACACCGTCGGCGGCCTGCAGATCGGCCGTATGCGCATCGAACTGCCCGGCGCTTACGAGGACAACGTGGTGCCGATCGGGTTCCTGCGCGAACAGGGGCTCCAGATCGACGTGGTGGGCCAGGAGGCTCTGCTGGTGAAGGAAGGTGCCAAGTGA